The DNA region GAGATCGGGGAGTCCACTGCGGCCAAGATCATCAACGCTGCCAGACAGGCTGCGGATATCGGGGGCTTTGAAACCGGGGACCTTGTGCTTGAGCGCAGGAAACTCGTGGGCAAGCTCACCACCGGGTGTGAGGAGTTCGACGAAATGATGGGCGGTGGCATTGAGAGCCAGTCCATCACAGAGATGTACGGCGAGTTCGGCTGTGGTAAGACTCAGGTCGCCCATCAGCTGGCTGTTAACGTCCAGCTGCCTCCTGAGCAGGGTGGTTTGGGTGGTTCTGTTGTGATCATCGATACCGAGAACACCTTCAGGCCTGAGAGAATTACACAGATGGTCAATGGGCTTTCCGAGAAACACGGCGTGGAGTATGATCCTGAGGAGTTCCTTAAGAACATCCACGTGGCACGTGCTTACAATTCCAATCACCAGATACTTCTTGTGGACTCAGCTTCTGAGCTTGCAAATGAGCTTAAGGATTCCGAGATGCCTGTGCGCCTGTTGATCGTGGACTCTCTCACGGCCCACTTCAGGGCGGAGTATATCGGCAGGGGTACGCTTGCCGACAGGCAGCAGAAGCTTAACAAGCACCTTCATGGCATTCAGCGCTTTGGTGACCTGTTCAACTCCTGCGTGGTTGTTACCAACCAGGTCATGTCCAAGCCGGATGCATTCTTTGGGGACCCCACCAAACCTATCGGCGGTCACATCCTGGGCCACACAGCCACCTTCAGGCTGTACATCAGGAAGTCCAAGGGAGACAAGAGGATCGTCAAACTGGTGGACTCACCCAACCTTCCGGACGGGGAGGCCATCATGTCCATCACCACGGATGGACTTGGTGATGCTTGAGATGAACTGATATTGAAGCTGGAACTTAAGTTGAATTTAATCTCATCTTAAGACAACCCTCAAGAATAAGTTTAAGATACCTTCCGTCATATTTGAATACATGGTCTTCAAAGCCCTTGTAGTTGATATTGACGGAACTATAACCAATCACGACAGGACACTGGACCTTCGGGTCGCAAAGAAATTCCGTGAGCTCAGGGTTCCTGTCATCCTGTCCACAGGTAATCCTCTTTGTTACGTCCACGCTGTAGCCCGGCTCATCGGCATCAGCGGTATGGTCATTGCAGAGAACGGTGGTGTTGTATCCACCGGTTTTGATAGTTCCTCCATCATAGCCGATGGCATGGAAGAATGTGAAGAGGCGTATGAACTGCTCTCTCGGTATTTTGATCTTGTAAAGCTCGATGCCACATATCGCAAGACCGAGGTCGTACTGCGCAGGGGCATGGATGTCTCACAGCTTCGCGAGATCGTTGAGGACAACGGCATGGGTGTGGAGATAATCGATACCGGCTATGCCGTTCATATCAAGAACAGTAATATGAACAAGGGTACAGGGCTTCACACAGTGGCCGAACTGATGGGTATTCAAGCCTCTGATTTCCTGGCAATAGGGGATTCCTGCAACGATGCTGAGATGATGCGTGAGGCAGGCCTTGGCATAGCTGTTGGCAATGCTGATGATGAGGCCAGGCAGGCCGCATCCATGATAACGAAAGCCTCATTTGGTGAGGGTACGCTGGAGGCGATCGAATATGCTCTTTCCAATGGCCTGCTTGAATAAAAGAAAAAAGTAAAGGACCTTACTGACGATCGTATGGGAGTCCCTTTGCCAGGACCTTGTCCACTACGATATAGTCCTTTATCGCGCTAACGGACTCAAAAGGTACAATAATGTACTGACCGTCCTTCTGGTACTTGGAAGTGTCAAGACCGATATCAGGCTTAACGATAAGGTCTTCCAGTTCTCCGGTCTTTCCATCCATTACGATGTTGTTCAATATGCCAAGCTCGGTTCCGTCAGTAGCCATTACCTGTTTGTTGGACAGGTTCTTTGCAAACACTTTTGCCATCTTTCGTCTCCCTAAGTAATTAACAGATTATTTACATATATCCCATATAAGAACTTGTTTCTTGTTTATGGGTGCTTCCCTTT from Methanococcoides methylutens includes:
- the radA gene encoding DNA repair and recombination protein RadA, with translation MSEVLLEDLDNVGPATAQKLKDAGFTTVEAIAVASPAELANSAEIGESTAAKIINAARQAADIGGFETGDLVLERRKLVGKLTTGCEEFDEMMGGGIESQSITEMYGEFGCGKTQVAHQLAVNVQLPPEQGGLGGSVVIIDTENTFRPERITQMVNGLSEKHGVEYDPEEFLKNIHVARAYNSNHQILLVDSASELANELKDSEMPVRLLIVDSLTAHFRAEYIGRGTLADRQQKLNKHLHGIQRFGDLFNSCVVVTNQVMSKPDAFFGDPTKPIGGHILGHTATFRLYIRKSKGDKRIVKLVDSPNLPDGEAIMSITTDGLGDA
- a CDS encoding phosphoglycolate phosphatase, which produces MVFKALVVDIDGTITNHDRTLDLRVAKKFRELRVPVILSTGNPLCYVHAVARLIGISGMVIAENGGVVSTGFDSSSIIADGMEECEEAYELLSRYFDLVKLDATYRKTEVVLRRGMDVSQLREIVEDNGMGVEIIDTGYAVHIKNSNMNKGTGLHTVAELMGIQASDFLAIGDSCNDAEMMREAGLGIAVGNADDEARQAASMITKASFGEGTLEAIEYALSNGLLE
- a CDS encoding PRC-barrel domain-containing protein; the encoded protein is MAKVFAKNLSNKQVMATDGTELGILNNIVMDGKTGELEDLIVKPDIGLDTSKYQKDGQYIIVPFESVSAIKDYIVVDKVLAKGLPYDRQ